The following are from one region of the Neurospora crassa OR74A linkage group III, whole genome shotgun sequence genome:
- a CDS encoding DUF1649 domain-containing protein produces the protein MEKVAPEFTLEAFADPASVRDVVRGILHTIFFLRYFVSHEPKTRDVCGLELAYIPDAEIETLIDQRVATLVRQLEVDRNQSSSSQHPYGGGGPGYSGGGGGRGQITVQFFEKKRRKTWYGMGRGDDEVCWENWTVKVTVAEPRTESERHKVRNAMESTLQSTVFKCITIANTHKDHIPPITTNDSNPFTYQIHVNPHHGLHVTSQQHLQSASSKEAAARSDFGSSGNGGSSSGTGGSGRGAGRGGAGGLAGAAGGAAAAVVGSWATRMGIY, from the exons ATGGAGAAAGTCGCGCCCGAGTTCACTCTCGAAGCCTTTGCCGATCCCGCCTCCGTGCGCGACGTCGTCCGCGGCATCCTCcacaccatcttcttcctgcgCTACTTCGTCTCCCACGAACCCAAGACGCGCGACGTGTGCGGCCTCGAACTGGCCTACATTCCCGACGCCGAGATCGAGACGCTCATTGACCAGCGGGTCGCCACGCTCGTGCGCCAGCTCGAGGTTGACCGCAACCAGTCTTCTTCGTCACAACATCCTtatggcggcggtggcccCGGCTATAgcggaggcggtggaggtCGCGGGCAGATAACAGTGCAGTTCTTTGAGAAGAAGCGCAGGAAGACGTGGTACGGTATGGGGAGGGGTGACGACGAGGTATGTTGGGAGAACTGGACGGTCAAGGTGACGGTCGCTGAACCGAGGACGGAGTCAG AACGACATAAAGTTCGGAACGCAATGGAATCCACCCTCCAATCAACCGTTTTCAAATGCATCACCATCGCAAACACCCACAAGGACCACATCccacccatcaccaccaacgatTCCAATCCCTTCACCTACCAGATCCACGTCAACCCCCACCACGGCCTCCACGTCACCTCCCAGCAACACCTTCAGAGCGCCAGCAGCAaggaagcagcagcacgaAGCGATTTTGGAAGCTCGGGAAACGGTGGCAGTAGCAGCGGAACTGGCGGAAGCGGACGAGGGgcagggagagggggagcaGGCGGGCTAGCAGGTGCCGCGGGCGGTGCGGCAGCGGCGGTTGTTGGCTCGTGGGCCACCAGGATGGGCATTTACTAG
- the pex3 gene encoding peroxisomal membrane protein, whose product MFASTRQWFKRNRTPLAIGAGVVGAGYVATQYVLTKLTNARERMSSDRIAKENLRRRFEQNQEDCTFTVLALLPTATTNILEALNTERITYEIQQMKSPANRKKSISSLAPTISEVGTMDDDGRSMMSGFSVQSDGGAYPSFLAPGPLPSVAEGESAGGHVPQQEPPKKSRKTKRQLWDDLKISSITRSFTLIYTLGLLTMLTRIQLNLLGRRSYLSSVVSLATGSTREGAIALENNDDDGDLDGEGQAYGSDFEVNRKYLTFSWWLLNRGWVDVMQRVESAVRQVFGPLSPRDTITFDAFSKLTREVRTIIEGSPAGQAGGAAGATTQWLPFLLPPQNMENFVLRESGILLEDDDSQQLSSPPSATPGEGGGESTISLRRLLDETADLIESPAFSSVLSQLLDEGFAVLLDRKLTVGAFEAHAPPPAAVPPAVTLTPEAAAADDVVTSTTLVATSADLHHNATRQSIDMERPVTRAVLLPKILSILTRQAHAIGNGMPNEYLQAMEGVRDLEGFAAVVYSSNWQAEIASEEYAGVPTPPTAAATAGPSRGSRRERTAAAAVTAVTVEESGVLVESQPLGAVEESLVVVDPSPDPTAGFDSAWERAMSASQAGSRGPSFEDRR is encoded by the exons ATGTTCGCCTCGACGCGGCAGTGGTTCAAGCGCAATCGCACGCCCTTGGCCATCGGTGCTGGTGTTGTCGGCGCCGGCTACGTCGCGACCCAATATGTCCTGACCAAGCTCACCAATGCGCGCGAGCGCATGAGCAGCGATCGCATAGCCAAGGAGAA TTTGCGACGCCGCTTCGAACAGAACCAGGAGGACTGCACCTTTAccgtcctcgccctcctACCTACCGCGACAACCAACATCCTCGAGGCCCTCAATACCGAGAGAATCACATACGAGATCCAGCAGATGAAGAGCCCAGCCAACAGGAAGAAGAGCATCAGCTCCCTCGCCCCAACCATATCCGAGGTCGGCACCATGGACGACGATGGCCGTAGTATGATGAGCGGATTCAGTGTGCAGAGCGACGGTGGCGCATATCCCAGCTTCCTGGCCCCGGGACCTCTACCATCGGTCGCAGAGGGCGAGTCGGCCGGCGGCCATGTTCCCCAACAAGAGCCGCCCAAGAAGTCGCGAAAGACCAAGAGACAGCTCTGGGATGACCTCAAGATTAGCT CCATCACCCGTTCCTTCACTTTGATTTACACTCTCGGTCTACTGACCATGCTCACACGGATCCAGCTCAACCTCCTGGGCCGTCGCAGCTACCTCTCCTCCGTCGTCTCCCTCGCCACCGGCTCCACGCGTGAGGGCGCCATTGCGCTCGAGAACAACGATGACGACGGCGATCTCGATGGGGAAGGCCAGGCCTACGGCTCCGATTTCGAAGTCAACCGCAAGTACCTCACCTTCTCCTGGTGGCTTCTCAACCGGGGCTGGGTAGACGTCATGCAGCGGGTCGAGTCCGCCGTCCGACAAGTCTTTGGCCCGCTCTCGCCTCGCGACACCATCACCTTTGACGCCTTCTCCAAGCTTACCCGCGAGGTGCGCACCATCATCGAAGGCTCTCCTGCCGGTCAGGCAGGCGGCGCAGCAGGAGCAACCACGCAATggcttcccttcctcctcccgccaCAAAACATGGAAAACTTTGTCCTCCGCGAATCCGGCATCCTGCTAGAAGACGACGACTCACAACAACTCTCCTCGCCGCCCAGCGCTACGCCCggggagggcggcggcgagtccaccatctccctccgccgcctcctgGACGAGACCGCCGACCTGATCGAGTCccccgccttctcctccgtGCTCAGCCAGCTTCTCGACGAAGGCTTCGCCGTCCTTCTCGACCGCAAACTCACCGTCGGCGCCTTTGAAGCGCACGCCCCTcctcccgccgccgtcccGCCCGCCGTCACACTGACTCCCGAAGCCGCCGCAGCAGATGACGTGGTGACATCCACGACCCTCGTCGCCACTTCGGCCGACCTCCACCACAACGCAACGCGCCAAAGTATCGACATGGAACGCCCCGTCACCCGCGCCGTCCTGCTTCCCAAGatcctctccatcctcaCGCGCCAGGCCCACGCCATCGGCAACGGCATGCCCAACGAGTACCTCCAGGCGATGGAAGGGGTTAGGGACTTGGAAGGGTTTGCGGCGGTGGTGTACAGCAGTAATTGGCAGGCCGAGATTGCTAGTGAGGAGTATGCTGGTGTTCCTACtccaccaacagcagctgCTACAGCTGGTCCTAGTAGGGGCAGTAGGCGAGAaaggacagcagcagcagcagtaacaGCAGTAACAGTAGAAGAGTCAGGGGTGTTGGTGGAGTCACAGCCATTAGGTGCTGTGGAAGAGAGCCTGGTGGTTGTGGATCCTAGTCCTGATCCGACGGCGGGGTTTGATAGTGCGTGGGAGAGGGCCATGAGCGCGTCGCAGGCGGGGTCGAGGGGCCCGTCTTTTGAGGATAGGAGATAA
- a CDS encoding TRAPP complex subunit has product MVIYSFYIFDRHTECIYSKTWLPPPPAPGAQPQHDISTSTTGAAVASSDPHHHNPNTLRSSRSAVSAANKASDDAKLIFGTVFSLRNMVRKLGGEDDAFISYRTAQYKLHYYETASNLRFVMLTDTGTLSMRNVMHQIYINLWCEYVVKNPLAPVEHKGGAGVRNELFELGLNQFITGLIGQAGGQR; this is encoded by the exons ATGGTCATCTACTCCTTTTACATCTTCGACCGGCATA CGGAATGCATCTACTCCAAGACCTGGCTCCCACCCCCTCCTGCCCCGGGGGCACAACCACAGCATGATATTTCGACAAGCACTACCGGCGCCGCCGTGGCCTCCTCCGACCCTCACCATCATAATCCCAACACGCTACGCAGCTCACGCTCGGCCGTCAGCGCAGCCAACAAAGCCTCGGACGATGCCAAGTTGATCTTCGGCACCGTGTTCTCGCTGCGCAACATGGTGCGCAAGCTGGGCGGCGAAGACGACGCCTTCATCAGTTATAGGACAGCCCAGTACAAACTGCACTACTACGAGACGGCTAGCAACCTACGCTTTGTCATGCTGACGGACACGGGGACGCTGAGCATGCGGAACGTGATGCATCAGATATACATCAATTTGTGGTGTGAATATG TGGTCAAGAACCCTCTCGCACCCGTCGAACACAAAGGCGGCGCCGGCGTCAGGAACGAGCTATTCGAGCTGGGCCTAAACCAGTTTATCACTGGTTTAAT CGGTCAAGCCGGCGGCCAGCGATAA
- a CDS encoding TRAPP complex subunit, variant: MVIYSFYIFDRHTECIYSKTWLPPPPAPGAQPQHDISTSTTGAAVASSDPHHHNPNTLRSSRSAVSAANKASDDAKLIFGTVFSLRNMVRKLGGEDDAFISYRTAQYKLHYYETASNLRFVMLTDTGTLSMRNVMHQIYINLWCEYVVKNPLAPVEHKGGAGVRNELFELGLNQFITGLM, from the exons ATGGTCATCTACTCCTTTTACATCTTCGACCGGCATA CGGAATGCATCTACTCCAAGACCTGGCTCCCACCCCCTCCTGCCCCGGGGGCACAACCACAGCATGATATTTCGACAAGCACTACCGGCGCCGCCGTGGCCTCCTCCGACCCTCACCATCATAATCCCAACACGCTACGCAGCTCACGCTCGGCCGTCAGCGCAGCCAACAAAGCCTCGGACGATGCCAAGTTGATCTTCGGCACCGTGTTCTCGCTGCGCAACATGGTGCGCAAGCTGGGCGGCGAAGACGACGCCTTCATCAGTTATAGGACAGCCCAGTACAAACTGCACTACTACGAGACGGCTAGCAACCTACGCTTTGTCATGCTGACGGACACGGGGACGCTGAGCATGCGGAACGTGATGCATCAGATATACATCAATTTGTGGTGTGAATATG TGGTCAAGAACCCTCTCGCACCCGTCGAACACAAAGGCGGCGCCGGCGTCAGGAACGAGCTATTCGAGCTGGGCCTAAACCAGTTTATCACTGGTTTAATGTGA
- the camk-3 gene encoding calcium/calmodulin-dependent protein kinase, which yields MSSQHSPGTPDPHGPTTTTTTTTFSLPLRPRLAGAQSTMAVRLEPEHQQTTSLPLLSPGISVQFHGDPTDHGRPRPATPPHTHSAPPQMQPYPSPLRHHKRTPSFHREVKETLNARSEYLDDDVDGCSRQRINQYLIKDEIGHGSYGAVRLATDQFGKEYAIKQFSKAQLRRRAQSNILRHAPRGPRNQSISRFSEQRLKEAKDALFLIREEIAIMKKLNHPNLVQLYEVLDDPEDDSLYMVLEMCKKGVVMKMGIHGSVEPLPEEQCRFWFRDLILGIEYLHSQGVIHRDIKPDNLLLTEDDVLKIVDFGVSEIFQKTDEMKTAKPAGSPAFLPPELCAKHGDVSGRAADIWSMGVTLYCLRYGKLPFAHDNQLEMWEAIKTEEPQFPPDEKPEFLDLMHKILEKDPAKRITMHELREHPWVTKNGQDPLLSEEENCSEPIEVPNALEVNHAVTRRMSHLFCVMRAISKFKSLLNRNGATSKLQTPTLQVQPGKNKPPTADINFSNTNSKDSQNEESTAEFASRILEERRRFFNPTGSRTFGNDRALRGQYNLSGPFHPLATGNPSPSFTQPSSTTTTTTATSSSSTITLTDTTTISAGPETSEQQQEQQQQQQQNEQQQNQQPQPPPHLGIGVGGDDTSFAINPSDLPPADHVSESPTMVDFNIYDNAFEAEIERIKRSASISSSGGRRRNSKANERRGTGTGTGTTFYHTRLNKKKHDTAILGSDGQEEVGEQGQRLWSGTGKGDDDNVDGAGDTPRSLWQPRGEAGKEGTSGFADVVAKAMEGMKELAVGGGELEGEGKDGEGGGQ from the exons ATGTCTAGTCAACACTCTCCCGGAACCCCTGATCCTCACGGccctacaacaacaacaacaacaacaaccttctCGCTACCACTCCGCCCACGCCTTGCCGGCGCCCAAAGCACAATGGCCGTCCGTCTTGAACCAGAGCACCAACAGACCACATCTCTCCCTCTGCTCTCACCGGGCATCTCAGTCCAGTTCCATGGCGACCCTACCGACCATGGCAGGCCGAGACCGGCAACGCCTCCTCACACTCATTCGGCCCCTCCCCAAATGCAACCATATCCGAGTCCACTGAGACATCACAAGAGAACCCCGTCCTTCCACAGAGAAGTCAAGGAAACCCTCAATGCGAGATCCGAGTACCTGGACGACGATGTCGACGGCTGTTCCCGCCAACGCATCAACCAGTATCTGATCAAGGACGAGATAGGCCATGGCTCTTACGGCGCCGTACGTCTGGCCACCGACCAGTTCGGCAAGGAGTATGCCATCAAGCAGTTCTCCAAGGCTCAGCTCAGAAGGCGCGCTCAGTCCAACATCCTACGCCATGCACCAAGAGGTCCGCGGAACCAGTCCATCTCTCGCTTTTCAGAGCAGAGGCTTAAAGAGGCCAAGGATGCCCTCTTTCTCATTCGGGAGGAGATCGCCATCATGAAGAAGCTGAACCATCCCAACCTGGTCCAGCTGTATGAGGTGTTGGACGATCCCGAGGATGATTCACTCTACATGGTTCTGGAAATGTGCAAAAAGGGCGTGGTCATGAAGATGGGCATTCATGGTTCGGTTGAGCCTTTGCCCGAGGAACAATGCCGGTTTTGGTTTCGTGATCTCATTCTGGGCATAGAGTATC TACACTCGCAAGGAGTGATCCACCGCGATATCAAGCCGGACAACCTGCTCCTTACCGAAGACGATGTCCTCAAGATCGTCGACTTTGGAGTCTCCGAAATCTTCCAAAAGACAGATGAGATGAAGACCGCCAAGCCTGCAGGCTCACCAGCTTTCTTGCCCCCTGAGTTGTGCGCAAAGCATGGTGATGTCTCGGGCAGGGCAGCCGATATCTGGTCCATGGGTGTTACCCTTTATTGTCTGCGCTACGGCAAGCTTCCCTTCGCACATGATAACCAGCTGGAAATGTGGGAAGCCATCAAGACCGAGGAGCCTCAGTTTCCACCTGACGAGAAACCCGAGTTTCTTGACTTGATGCATAAGatcctggagaaggacccggCCAAAAGGATTACCATGCATGAGCTCAGG GAGCATCCTTGGGTCACCAAGAACGGCCAGGATCCGTTGCTGAGCGAAGAAGAGAATTGCTCCGAGCCAATCGAAGTACCCAACGCTCTCGAAGTCAACCATGCCGTTACCCGGAGAATGAGCCATCTGTTCTGTGTG ATGAGAGCAATCTCGAAATTTAAGAGCCTCCTCAACCGCAACGGAGCTACGTCCAAATTACAGACCCCAACCCTCCAAGTCCAACCTGGCAAAAACAAGCCACCAACAGCGGACATCAACTTTTCCAACACCAACTCCAAGGACTCTCAAAATGAGGAATCCACAGCCGAATTCGCCAGCCGTATCCTTGAAGAGCGTCGTCGATTCTTCAATCCCACCGGTTCTCGCACCTTTGGTAACGACCGAGCCTTACGCGGGCAGTACAACCTCAGCGGTCCTTTCCATCCCCTCGCCACCGGAaacccttctccttcttttacACAACCgtcgtccaccaccaccaccaccaccgccacctcatcctcttccaccaTTACTTTAACCGACACCACGACCATCTCAGCGGGTCCAGAGACTtccgaacaacaacaagagcagcagcagcagcagcagcagaatgAACAGCAACAAAACCAGCAGCCCCAACCACCGCCCCATCTTGGCATCGGCGTAGGCGGTGACGACACAAGCTTCGCCATCAACCCCTCCGACCTCCCGCCCGCCGACCACGTGTCTGAGTCGCCCACCATGGTCGACTTCAACATCTATGATAACGCATTCGAAGCCGAGATTGAGCGGATCAAGCGGTCCGCTAGCATTAGTTCTAGTGGCGGCCGTCGTAGGAATAGTAAGGCTAATGAACGAAGAGGGACGGGCACAGGCACGGGAACAACGTTTTATCACACGCGGTTGAATAAGAAGAAGCATGATACTGCTATCTTGGGGAGTGATGGCCAAGAAGAGGTGGGGGAGCAGGGGCAGAGGTTGTGGTCTGGGACGGGAAAGGGGGATGATGATAACGTGGATGGAGCTGGGGATACGCCGAGGAGTTTGTGGCAGCCGCGAGGGGAGGCGGGAAAAGAGGGGACAAGTGGATTTGCGGATGTGGTAGCTAAAGCTATGGAAGGGATGAAGGAGTTGGCGGTTGGGGGTGGCGAgctggagggagaagggaaggacgGGGAGGGTGGTGGACAATAG
- the stk-5 gene encoding serine/threonine-protein kinase hal4 produces MASSTSDAKSASSQRTSPSQTSSIKSFDLSSRSPHLAAQNGHPVPTSSAEQLPKPSEKASVKDRLTRMFSTKDPGRVAAAADAATSRNTTPGNRSTAPSPPPSAGSKPVPQRKMSITDAKAKTNGNAPPSRFVLIPEAQGGHEHHLKSSRRQEKLTDMIKGFLGRKIEQPAPENDLSLVSSWVDTLKQEKDGLATAEKKGVSTAPTTLVEKYGKCQEIIGRGAFGIVRISHKKLENGLGEKLFAVKEFRRRPEETEKKYSKRLTAEFCISSSLRHPNVIHTLDLIKDAKGDFCEVMEFCAGGDLYTLVLAAGKLEVQEADCFFKQMMRGVEYMHEMGVAHRDLKPENLLLTTHGALKITDFGNGECFRMAWENDAHMVSGLCGSAPYIAPEEYIDKEFDARAVDVWACGVIYMAMRTGRHLWRVAKKDDDEFYARYLEGRRDEEGYQPIESLHRARCRNVIYSILDPNPSRRITASQVLKSEWGREIKLCKAGEEGL; encoded by the exons ATGGCGAGCAGCACCTCAGACGCCAAGTCTGCGTCTTCGCAGCGCACTTCACCTTCACAGACGTCGTCCATCAAGTCCTTCGACCTTTCCTCGAGATCCCCGCATCTTGCTGCCCAGAACGGCCACCCCGTCCCGACCAGCTCTGCCGAGCAATTGCCCAAGCCTTCGGAAAAGGCTTCGGTCAAGGACCGCTTGACTCGCATGTTCTCGACAAAAGACCCCGGTCGCGTTGCTGCTGCAGCAGATGCAGCTACCTCGAGAAACACCACCCCGGGTAACCGCAGCACAGCTCCatccccgccgccgtcggCGGGCTCGAAGCCGGTCCCTCAGCGCAAGATGTCCATCACCgatgccaaggccaagacgaACGGCAATGCGCCGCCTTCACGCTTCGTCCTTATCCCCGAGGCCCAAGGCGGTCACGAGCACCACCTGAAGTCCAGTCGCCGCCAGGAGAAGCTAACCGATATGATCAAGGGCTTTCTCGGCAGGAAGATTGAACAGCCAGCCCCCGAAAACGACCTGTCTTTGGTTTCCAGCTGGGTCGACACTCTCAAGCAAGAAAAGGATGGTCTTGCCACGgcagagaagaagggcgtAAGCACTGCGCCTACCACTCTCGTCGAAAAGTACGGCAAATGCCAGGAGATCATTGGCCGTGGAGCCTTTGGTATCGTGAGGATCTCGCACAAGAAACTGGAGAATGGTCTCGGAGAGAAGCTTTTTGCCGTCAAGGAATTCCGCCGCAGGCCCGAGGAAACGGAAAAGAAGTATAGCAAACGCTTGACTGCCGAGTTCTgcatctcctcttccctcaGACATCCCAACGTGATTCACACCCTTGACCTTATTAAGGACGCCAAGGGGGATTTTTGCGAGGTGATGGAATTCTGTGCTGGAGGCGATCTTTACACGCTTGTCCTTGCCGCCGGAAAACTCGAGGTTCAGGAGGCGGACTGCTTCTTCAAGCAAATGATGCGTGGTGTCGAGTACATGCACGAGATGGGTGTTGCTCACCGTGACCTGAAGCCCGagaacctcctcctcaccacccacGGTGCCCTCAAGATCACCGACTTTGGCAATGGCGAATGCTTTCGTATGGCTTGGGAGAACGACGCGCATATGGTTTCCGGTCTGTGTGGCTCTGCCCCGTACATTGCACCCGAGGAATATATCGACAAAGAGTTCGATGCTCGCGCTGTCGATGTGTGGGCTTGCGGCGTCATTTACATGGCCATGAGGACTGGTCGCCATTTGTGGAGGGTGGCTAagaaggacgacgacgagttctacgctaggtacctagaagGTCGTCGGGACGAGGAGGGCTACCAACCGATAGAGTCGTTACACAGG GCACGTTGCAGGAACGTCATCTACTCGATATTGGACCCGAATCCATCTCGTAGAATTACGGCGTCACAAGTTCTCAAGTCCGAATGGGGTCGTGAGATAAAACTTTGCAAGGCCGGAGAGGAGGGCCTTTAA